A genomic stretch from bacterium includes:
- a CDS encoding MlaD family protein, which produces MRESDPRFAALERRVGWFLLVTALIVAGAVGVVGVRQGLFTPKASLTFFDDSGRDLAEGMEVVTRGFHIGKVRRVQLNEAGKVQVTLAIEKSLLRWIRSDSTARVVAKALIGDSRIEISPGTPGAPPMAPGGVIAFVREPDLTEVATRVMEEVKPVLLAVKNLVEYLDDPQGDVKQSIANIRRLSAGLVETRGHVDEALATIGARVEAVAANLEALSSSLRTELLPQVSGLVTDGRQLVGDGRQLIGQAGGVAKSLDAFVREDLHGIATQLREELVPQLRAVAADAGRAANAAGSGVERIDRELPAILEKVNASLENIRTITAELVPASREAAGVVREGGALIEDSQALVRRTQQLWPFRTGGDKRGATIGVDSYEIENRPDGGARAPGAR; this is translated from the coding sequence ATGCGCGAGAGCGACCCGCGCTTCGCCGCCCTCGAGCGCCGGGTCGGGTGGTTCCTGCTCGTCACGGCGCTCATCGTCGCCGGCGCGGTCGGCGTCGTCGGCGTCCGCCAGGGACTCTTCACGCCGAAGGCCTCGCTGACCTTCTTCGACGACAGCGGCCGGGACCTCGCCGAGGGGATGGAGGTCGTGACGCGCGGCTTCCACATCGGCAAGGTGCGCCGCGTGCAGCTCAACGAGGCCGGCAAGGTCCAGGTCACGCTCGCGATCGAGAAGTCGCTCCTGCGCTGGATCCGGAGCGACTCGACGGCGCGCGTCGTGGCGAAGGCCCTGATCGGCGATTCGCGGATCGAGATCAGCCCCGGCACGCCCGGGGCGCCGCCGATGGCGCCGGGCGGCGTCATCGCATTCGTCCGCGAGCCGGACCTGACCGAGGTGGCGACGCGGGTCATGGAGGAGGTCAAGCCGGTGCTGCTCGCGGTCAAGAACCTCGTCGAGTACCTCGACGACCCGCAGGGCGACGTCAAGCAGTCGATCGCGAACATCCGGCGGCTCTCCGCGGGGCTGGTCGAGACGCGCGGGCACGTCGACGAAGCGCTCGCGACGATCGGCGCGCGCGTCGAGGCCGTCGCCGCGAACCTCGAGGCGCTGTCCAGCTCGCTGCGGACCGAGCTGCTCCCGCAGGTCTCCGGCCTCGTGACGGACGGGCGGCAGCTGGTCGGCGACGGCCGGCAGCTCATCGGGCAGGCGGGCGGGGTCGCGAAGTCGCTCGACGCCTTCGTGCGCGAGGACCTCCACGGGATCGCGACGCAGCTGCGCGAGGAGTTGGTCCCGCAGCTGCGCGCCGTCGCCGCCGACGCCGGACGGGCGGCAAACGCCGCGGGCTCGGGCGTCGAGCGGATCGACCGGGAGCTGCCCGCGATCCTGGAGAAGGTGAACGCGAGCCTCGAGAACATCCGCACGATCACGGCGGAGCTGGTGCCCGCCTCGCGGGAGGCCGCGGGCGTCGTGCGCGAGGGCGGCGCGCTGATCGAGGACTCGCAGGCGCTGGTGCGCCGCACGCAGCAGCTCTGGCCGTTCCGTACCGGGGGCGACAAGCGCGGGGCGACGATCGGGGTCGACAGTTATGAGATCGAAAACCGGCCGGACGGCGGCGCTCGCGCTCCTGGCGCTCGCTGA